A genomic region of Maniola hyperantus chromosome 5, iAphHyp1.2, whole genome shotgun sequence contains the following coding sequences:
- the LOC117982310 gene encoding formylglycine-generating enzyme: MLLKVFLLSLIYIKSIHNIKNGCGCTNNREKLEYFGKETQINNAIQNDHCPIENQYVYSIDTNSKKHSEMIHIPAGAYQFGTDDIVIEDDKEGPKKLVKLKSFYLDKYEVSNRDFSIFTESSNYKTEAETFGDSFVFTLFLNGTFKEKLKDFRVMQAPWWYKVDGSNWRHPYGPDSNISDLMDHPVIHVSWNDAVAYCKWRDARLPTEAEWEAACRGGNHNFTYPWGDKLYPNKKHMSNIWQGTFPNHNSAKDGYIGTNPVHFFPQNDFGLYNMAGNVWEWTQDSWSHENIKEKVKKGGSYLCHRSYCYRYRCSARSHNTDDSSAGNLGFRCARTA, from the exons ATGttgttaaaagtttttttattaagtttaatatACATCAAATCTATTCATAACATAAAAAATGGATGCGGTTGTACAAACAACCGAGAAAAATTAGAGTATTTTGGTAAAGAGACTCAAATAAATAATGCAATACAAAATGATCATTGCCCCATTGAAAATCAATATGTTTATTCCATTGATACCAATTCTAAGAAACACTCTGAAATGATACATATACCGGCAGGTGCATACCAATTTGGTACCGACGATATAGTAATTGAAGACGATAAAGAAGGTCcaaaaaaattagttaaactaaaaagtttttacttaGATAAATACGAAGTTTCGAACAGGgattttagtatttttactGAATCTTCTAACTATAAGACTGAAGCCGAGACATTTGGTGATAGTTTTGTGTTCACACTTTTCCTCAATGGCACATTTAAGGAAAAACTTAAAGATTTTCGCGTGATGCAGGCGCCTTGGTGGTACAAAGTGGATGGCAGTAACTGGAGACACCCTTATGGACCTGATTCCAATATTTCAG ATTTGATGGACCATCCAGTAATACATGTGTCTTGGAATGATGCTGTTGCTTACTGCAAATGGAGGGATGCACGGTTACCTACAGAAGCAGAATGGGAGGCTGCATGCAGAGGAGGAAACCACAATTTTACATACCCATGGGGTGATAAATTGTATCCTAACAAAAAACATAT GTCAAACATATGGCAAGGTACATTTCCAAATCACAATTCAGCTAAGGATGGCTATATTGGCACTAATCCAGTGCACTTTTTCCCTCAAAATGATTTTGGCCTCTATAATATGGCTGGCAATGTTTGGGAGTGGACACAAGATTCATGGTCTCATGAAAAT ATCAAAGAAAAAGTAAAGAAAGGCGGATCATACCTGTGTCACCGTTCATACTGCTACCGGTACCGATGCTCGGCTAGATCACACAACACAGATGACAGTTCTGCTGGTAATTTAGGTTTCCGTTGTGCTAGAACTGCCTGA